The proteins below are encoded in one region of Bombus terrestris chromosome 7, iyBomTerr1.2, whole genome shotgun sequence:
- the LOC100646259 gene encoding myosin-10 isoform X7 encodes MRRLATMETISSKAAPNEVQKLQKKNEALTQEKNSLLTKIRDLEKEVNSKTFRGERDREKDELRSKLKAAENLCESLMDDNEDMKKEIRQLEEEIYELQDTFRTSIWTEDSNTRTALFFAKSWIERGRFVAWDEQADEHVRLRKSLEQSNKNCRILSFKLRKVERKVEELETEKATLEKKYEEVKKVEETLQKVKGEFQTRPLKKATEFTTKVQLKKMVEEMEKEIGDMMTVFTNISDGKEVNIQDMKIKDNHGKYDKLSKEHELLKEKLDSVMKELLDEKEKKKFSTKVEEKNTDLQNIKKKLEEAVTLRENERKTWDQEKTALLEEKEKLKSKLLSLSAEKLKVYNETVQLKKDLETAKTSENEGAKLEKTINDLKKELLLEKDKSKKLQDDLSGYTERESKMKQSMTSIEQTKTKLDTELKRLKKELENTKTSNSAKINDLTREVSELKKEKEKLLSQVDQEKESKESEVATLKKKISALEKTGLNTKRMNELRQTYNEKILMAYILDLENELKKGQLEYDNLNDKYKELTNLKKQFDLDNESLNSKLREQNIELIGVRRELESMRQSMKIKESEWRSERSALENRIRESELPNKALITDLNNDISNLKKENNTLVTRLEDLRKANDDLSDKLKDYEAVSKIHQALTPDTTALESEIRKLKNALENMEKAKKADLAQCKMRYEHRITAINDEIQAIQNQLSRYKRERDTYKHMLEGAQKTIAELKSAKGRQSNASSGKSDEEEELSSASKLVLETQINSLEDELSEARLEASRLKAELVSEKSASHVKVSELQSRINELEEEKVLTSGRTKIPGLKVRMELAWQKEREEHQRLLQETATLARDLRQTLFEIERERSKERLENKRRQDQLKKVYDEEKEESKKKLLELQCDLLELRDAHAKLRTSNEKMRREKERHEKEREELKDVILKKCKQEQIELRNLNVLMQQVNDLMKLFPELNGIAENGTANTYTPTPPRRLKGPKSRESSPLSDSRSDIRGSNSQFIERTEKLEYTVKKLMDVAKELKESKKSADEVNTTRLKKLGKRSTSVESDPGKGITTSRSKPRLKRKSLSLEQTSVRNEESRIWGTDSNMSSLQSLESSDAEGRAQSLQRDSSVDSRLSTGSTKSEMLEREKKHSKGIIKKITTKLTKSASVDDPNISMDLSLQTSGSETSINEKTEKKNLKKKLTDMFKRGSRSGSVEKKISSTNHSRPASRNSTTSNK; translated from the exons GACGTCGATTTGGACGGAAGATTCCAACACAAGAACGGCACTGTTTTTCGCCAAAAGCTGGATCGAACGTGGACGTTTCGTTGCTTG GGATGAGCAAGCGGACGAGCACGTTCGTTTGCGAAAAAGTTTGGAACAGTCGAATAAGAATTGTCGAATCTTGTCGTTTAAACTGAGGAAAGTTGAGCGGAAGGTGGAAGAACTAGAAACTGAGAAAGCTACTCTGGAAAAGAAATACGAAGAG gtGAAGAAAGTTGAAGAAACGTTGCAAAAGGTTAAAGGAGAATTCCAAACTAGGCCTCTGAAAAAGGCGACTGAATTTACAACTAAAGTACAATTGAAGAAGATGGTGGAAgagatggaaaaagaaatag GAGATATGATGACTGTCTTCACGAATATTTCTGATGGCAAAGAGGTGAACATTCAGGACATGAAAATCAAGGATAACCACGGGAAATACGACAAACTCTCAAAGGAGCATGAATTACTTAAGGAAAAGCTCGATTCTGTTATGAAAGAGTTGTTagatgagaaagaaaagaagaaattcagTACTAAAGTCGAGGAAAAAAATACGGATTTGCAAAACA taaaaaagaaattggagGAGGCAGTGACATTGAGAGAAAACGAAAGGAAGACATGGGACCAGGAAAAGACAGCACTGCTCGAGGAGAAAGAGAAGCTAAAATCGAAACTTCTCTCTCTATCTGCGGAGAAACTTAAAGTGTATAACGAAACTGTACAATTGAAAAAGGATCTAG AAACAGCTAAGACATCAGAAAACGAAGGTGCAAAGTTGGAGAAAACGATAAACGATTTGAAGAAAGAATTGCTTTTGGAAAAAGATAAATCGAAGAAGCTACAAGATGATTTGTCAGGATATACGGAACGAGAGTCGAAAATGAAACAATCAATGACATCA ATTGAACAAACAAAAACTAAGCTCGATACTGAGTTAAAACGCTTGAAGAAGGAATTAGAAAACACAAAAACCTCCAATTCCGCGAAAATAAATGATCTGACTAGGGAGGTCTCggaattaaagaaagaaaaggaaaaattgttATCTCAAGTCGATCAAGAGAAAGAATCAAAGGAGAGTGAAGTAGCTACCTTGAAAAAGAAGATCAGTGCATTGGAGAAAACAGGATTGAACACGAAACGGATGAATGAATTGAGGCAGACGTACAATGAAAAGATTCTGA TGGCCTATATTTTAGATTTGGAGAACGAGCTCAAGAAAGGACAACTGGAATATGATAATCTGAATGACAAATACAAGGAATTGACGAATTTGAAAAAGCAATTCGATTTGGATAATGAGTCGCTTAATAG CAAATTACGAGAACAAAATATAGAGCTGATAGGTGTTCGTAGAGAATTGGAATCAATGCGACagtcaatgaaaataaaagaaagcgaATGGCGATCAGAAAGATCAGCTCTAGAA aatCGTATACGAGAGAGTGAACTGCCAAACAAAGCATTGATAACAGATTTGAATAATGACATaagcaatttgaaaaaagaaaacaatacaTTAGTAACGCGATTAGAAGATTTAAGAAAAGCG AACGACGACCTTTCTGACAAACTGAAGGACTATGAAGCAGTATCAAAAATCCATCAAGCTCTGACACCAGACACAACAGCTTTGGAGTCGGAGAtacgaaaattgaaaaacgcCCTTGAAAACATGGAGAAAGCAAAGAAAGCTGATTTAGCTCAATGCAAAATGCGTTATGAGCATAGAATAACTGCTATCAACGACGAAATTCAAGCTATTCAAAATCAATTGTCTAGGTACAAACGCGAGCGCGATACATATAAACATATGTTAGAAGGTGCTCAAAAAACTATCGCAGAATTAAAGTCTGCTAAAGGTAGACAGTCGAACGCATCTTCTGGGAAATCTGACGAG GAAGAAGAACTATCTAGTGCCAGTAAATTGGTTCTAGAAACGCAGATTAATAGCTTAGAAGACGAGCTTTCTGAAGCAAGATTAGAAGCATCCAGATTGAAAGCTGAATTGGTATCTGAAAAGTCAGCGAGTCATGTTAAAGTATCTGAACTGCAGTCGCGAATTAACGAG CTCGAAGAAGAGAAAGTGCTCACTAGTGGTAGAACGAAGATTCCAGGACTGAAAGTTCGTATGGAGTTAGCGTggcaaaaagaaagagaggagcaTCAGAGATTATTGCAAGAGACCGCTACTCTGGCGAGGGATTTGCGACAAACTCTATTCGAA ATTGAAAGAGAACGTTCCAAGGAAAGGCTGGAGAATAAGAGACGACAAGATCAATTGAAAAAGGTGTacgacgaagagaaagaagaaagcaagaagaaattgttagaa tTACAATGCGATTTGCTCGAATTAAGGGACGCTCACGCAAAATTAAGGACCAGTAACGAAAAAATGAGACGCGAAAAGGAACGTCatgagaaggagagagaagaaCTCAAAGAtgtaatattgaaaaaatgtaaACAAGAACAGATTGAATTGCGAAATCTGAATGTATTGATGCAACAAGTCAATGACTTGATGAAACTTTTCCCCGAATTGAACGGTATAGCAGAAAATGGAACTGCGAATACTTATACACCGACTCCACCAAGACGATTAAag GGACCAAAATCGAGGGAATCATCACCACTGTCGGATTCGAGAAGCGATATAAGag GTTCAAATTCTCAATTTATTGAGAGAACAGAAAAATTAGAGTAtaccgttaaaaaattaatggaTGTGGCAAAAGAACTGAAAGAATCGAAAAAATCTGCGGACGAAGTAAATACAACACGATTGAAGAAACTTGGCAAGAG atCAACATCCGTGGAAAGCGATCCCGGGAAAGGTATAACAACATCTCGTTCGAAACCACGTTTGAAGAGAAAGAGTTTATCTTTAGAACAGACATCAGTACGAAATGAAGAA TCACGTATTTGGGGCACTGATAGCAACATGTCCAGTTTGCAATCATTAGAAAGTTCAGATGCTGAAGGACGAGCACAAAGTTTGCAGAGAGATTCCAGTGTTGACAG TCGCCTCTCTACCGGTTCTACTAAAAGCGAAATGTTGGAGCGAGAAAAAAAGCATAGTAAAGgtataataaaaaagattacAACTAAATTGACTAAATCAGCCAGTGTGGATGATCCAAATATTTCTATGGACCTTTCTCTTCAA ACATCGGGATCCGAAACAAGCATCAATGAGAAGACTGAAAAGAAAAAtctaaagaaaaaattaacagACATGTTCAAGAGAGGATCAAGAAGCGGCAG TGTAGAGAAGAAGATAAGTTCTACGAATCATAGTAGGCCAGCATCGAGAAACTCCACAACGTCGAACAAATAA
- the LOC100646259 gene encoding trichohyalin isoform X8 — translation MWNVILSSNPFDFCTLTTRMLPPAYAHPEWHFGFRLIKCIRDQLTQYFVLLRDEQADEHVRLRKSLEQSNKNCRILSFKLRKVERKVEELETEKATLEKKYEEVKKVEETLQKVKGEFQTRPLKKATEFTTKVQLKKMVEEMEKEIGDMMTVFTNISDGKEVNIQDMKIKDNHGKYDKLSKEHELLKEKLDSVMKELLDEKEKKKFSTKVEEKNTDLQNIKKKLEEAVTLRENERKTWDQEKTALLEEKEKLKSKLLSLSAEKLKVYNETVQLKKDLETAKTSENEGAKLEKTINDLKKELLLEKDKSKKLQDDLSGYTERESKMKQSMTSIEQTKTKLDTELKRLKKELENTKTSNSAKINDLTREVSELKKEKEKLLSQVDQEKESKESEVATLKKKISALEKTGLNTKRMNELRQTYNEKILMAYILDLENELKKGQLEYDNLNDKYKELTNLKKQFDLDNESLNSKLREQNIELIGVRRELESMRQSMKIKESEWRSERSALENRIRESELPNKALITDLNNDISNLKKENNTLVTRLEDLRKANDDLSDKLKDYEAVSKIHQALTPDTTALESEIRKLKNALENMEKAKKADLAQCKMRYEHRITAINDEIQAIQNQLSRYKRERDTYKHMLEGAQKTIAELKSAKGRQSNASSGKSDEEEELSSASKLVLETQINSLEDELSEARLEASRLKAELVSEKSASHVKVSELQSRINELEEEKVLTSGRTKIPGLKVRMELAWQKEREEHQRLLQETATLARDLRQTLFEIERERSKERLENKRRQDQLKKVYDEEKEESKKKLLELQCDLLELRDAHAKLRTSNEKMRREKERHEKEREELKDVILKKCKQEQIELRNLNVLMQQVNDLMKLFPELNGIAENGTANTYTPTPPRRLKGPKSRESSPLSDSRSDIRGSNSQFIERTEKLEYTVKKLMDVAKELKESKKSADEVNTTRLKKLGKRSTSVESDPGKGITTSRSKPRLKRKSLSLEQTSVRNEESRIWGTDSNMSSLQSLESSDAEGRAQSLQRDSSVDSRLSTGSTKSEMLEREKKHSKGIIKKITTKLTKSASVDDPNISMDLSLQTSGSETSINEKTEKKNLKKKLTDMFKRGSRSGSVEKKISSTNHSRPASRNSTTSNK, via the exons ATGTGGAACGTTATACTGTCATCGAACCCTTTCGATTTTTGTACACTTACCACGCGTATGCTTCCTCCTGCTTACGCCCATCCTGAATGGCATTTCGGCTTCCGTTTGATTAAATGTATACGTGACCAATTAACTCAG TATTTCGTATTGTTAAGGGATGAGCAAGCGGACGAGCACGTTCGTTTGCGAAAAAGTTTGGAACAGTCGAATAAGAATTGTCGAATCTTGTCGTTTAAACTGAGGAAAGTTGAGCGGAAGGTGGAAGAACTAGAAACTGAGAAAGCTACTCTGGAAAAGAAATACGAAGAG gtGAAGAAAGTTGAAGAAACGTTGCAAAAGGTTAAAGGAGAATTCCAAACTAGGCCTCTGAAAAAGGCGACTGAATTTACAACTAAAGTACAATTGAAGAAGATGGTGGAAgagatggaaaaagaaatag GAGATATGATGACTGTCTTCACGAATATTTCTGATGGCAAAGAGGTGAACATTCAGGACATGAAAATCAAGGATAACCACGGGAAATACGACAAACTCTCAAAGGAGCATGAATTACTTAAGGAAAAGCTCGATTCTGTTATGAAAGAGTTGTTagatgagaaagaaaagaagaaattcagTACTAAAGTCGAGGAAAAAAATACGGATTTGCAAAACA taaaaaagaaattggagGAGGCAGTGACATTGAGAGAAAACGAAAGGAAGACATGGGACCAGGAAAAGACAGCACTGCTCGAGGAGAAAGAGAAGCTAAAATCGAAACTTCTCTCTCTATCTGCGGAGAAACTTAAAGTGTATAACGAAACTGTACAATTGAAAAAGGATCTAG AAACAGCTAAGACATCAGAAAACGAAGGTGCAAAGTTGGAGAAAACGATAAACGATTTGAAGAAAGAATTGCTTTTGGAAAAAGATAAATCGAAGAAGCTACAAGATGATTTGTCAGGATATACGGAACGAGAGTCGAAAATGAAACAATCAATGACATCA ATTGAACAAACAAAAACTAAGCTCGATACTGAGTTAAAACGCTTGAAGAAGGAATTAGAAAACACAAAAACCTCCAATTCCGCGAAAATAAATGATCTGACTAGGGAGGTCTCggaattaaagaaagaaaaggaaaaattgttATCTCAAGTCGATCAAGAGAAAGAATCAAAGGAGAGTGAAGTAGCTACCTTGAAAAAGAAGATCAGTGCATTGGAGAAAACAGGATTGAACACGAAACGGATGAATGAATTGAGGCAGACGTACAATGAAAAGATTCTGA TGGCCTATATTTTAGATTTGGAGAACGAGCTCAAGAAAGGACAACTGGAATATGATAATCTGAATGACAAATACAAGGAATTGACGAATTTGAAAAAGCAATTCGATTTGGATAATGAGTCGCTTAATAG CAAATTACGAGAACAAAATATAGAGCTGATAGGTGTTCGTAGAGAATTGGAATCAATGCGACagtcaatgaaaataaaagaaagcgaATGGCGATCAGAAAGATCAGCTCTAGAA aatCGTATACGAGAGAGTGAACTGCCAAACAAAGCATTGATAACAGATTTGAATAATGACATaagcaatttgaaaaaagaaaacaatacaTTAGTAACGCGATTAGAAGATTTAAGAAAAGCG AACGACGACCTTTCTGACAAACTGAAGGACTATGAAGCAGTATCAAAAATCCATCAAGCTCTGACACCAGACACAACAGCTTTGGAGTCGGAGAtacgaaaattgaaaaacgcCCTTGAAAACATGGAGAAAGCAAAGAAAGCTGATTTAGCTCAATGCAAAATGCGTTATGAGCATAGAATAACTGCTATCAACGACGAAATTCAAGCTATTCAAAATCAATTGTCTAGGTACAAACGCGAGCGCGATACATATAAACATATGTTAGAAGGTGCTCAAAAAACTATCGCAGAATTAAAGTCTGCTAAAGGTAGACAGTCGAACGCATCTTCTGGGAAATCTGACGAG GAAGAAGAACTATCTAGTGCCAGTAAATTGGTTCTAGAAACGCAGATTAATAGCTTAGAAGACGAGCTTTCTGAAGCAAGATTAGAAGCATCCAGATTGAAAGCTGAATTGGTATCTGAAAAGTCAGCGAGTCATGTTAAAGTATCTGAACTGCAGTCGCGAATTAACGAG CTCGAAGAAGAGAAAGTGCTCACTAGTGGTAGAACGAAGATTCCAGGACTGAAAGTTCGTATGGAGTTAGCGTggcaaaaagaaagagaggagcaTCAGAGATTATTGCAAGAGACCGCTACTCTGGCGAGGGATTTGCGACAAACTCTATTCGAA ATTGAAAGAGAACGTTCCAAGGAAAGGCTGGAGAATAAGAGACGACAAGATCAATTGAAAAAGGTGTacgacgaagagaaagaagaaagcaagaagaaattgttagaa tTACAATGCGATTTGCTCGAATTAAGGGACGCTCACGCAAAATTAAGGACCAGTAACGAAAAAATGAGACGCGAAAAGGAACGTCatgagaaggagagagaagaaCTCAAAGAtgtaatattgaaaaaatgtaaACAAGAACAGATTGAATTGCGAAATCTGAATGTATTGATGCAACAAGTCAATGACTTGATGAAACTTTTCCCCGAATTGAACGGTATAGCAGAAAATGGAACTGCGAATACTTATACACCGACTCCACCAAGACGATTAAag GGACCAAAATCGAGGGAATCATCACCACTGTCGGATTCGAGAAGCGATATAAGag GTTCAAATTCTCAATTTATTGAGAGAACAGAAAAATTAGAGTAtaccgttaaaaaattaatggaTGTGGCAAAAGAACTGAAAGAATCGAAAAAATCTGCGGACGAAGTAAATACAACACGATTGAAGAAACTTGGCAAGAG atCAACATCCGTGGAAAGCGATCCCGGGAAAGGTATAACAACATCTCGTTCGAAACCACGTTTGAAGAGAAAGAGTTTATCTTTAGAACAGACATCAGTACGAAATGAAGAA TCACGTATTTGGGGCACTGATAGCAACATGTCCAGTTTGCAATCATTAGAAAGTTCAGATGCTGAAGGACGAGCACAAAGTTTGCAGAGAGATTCCAGTGTTGACAG TCGCCTCTCTACCGGTTCTACTAAAAGCGAAATGTTGGAGCGAGAAAAAAAGCATAGTAAAGgtataataaaaaagattacAACTAAATTGACTAAATCAGCCAGTGTGGATGATCCAAATATTTCTATGGACCTTTCTCTTCAA ACATCGGGATCCGAAACAAGCATCAATGAGAAGACTGAAAAGAAAAAtctaaagaaaaaattaacagACATGTTCAAGAGAGGATCAAGAAGCGGCAG TGTAGAGAAGAAGATAAGTTCTACGAATCATAGTAGGCCAGCATCGAGAAACTCCACAACGTCGAACAAATAA